Below is a genomic region from Enterobacter hormaechei subsp. xiangfangensis.
AACTAATGAAATTAACACTTGATGCACTCAAGGAGTCCGGCGCGTTTACCGGTCGCCCGGTTGAGAAAGAAATCACCTGGACTCAGGGTGATAAAAAAATCACCGCGACCGTGTATGTCCGCCCGATGGGTTATCACACAGCAACGTCCGATGTGCTGGCTTTTGGGGGTAAGGTCGATGGTGTGGCAGGGCGTATCGCCGCATCCATCTGCGATGAACAGGGTAAACCCATCTTCACCCCGGCTGACATTACTGGTGAGGCCGATCCTGAACGTGGAGCACTCGATAGTGGCCTGACGGTAGCACTGCTTCTGGCCATTCAGGAAGTTAACGATCTGGGAAAGACTTCGAGCTCAGCGCCGAAGACGAATTCTGGTGCGAGCTCGTCCTCAACGGAATCGGAGGCAGAACAATCGCCGAAGCGCGGGAATCGCTCTCCTTCAAAGAGTCGCAGCTCTGGGCAAAGTACCGGGAACGATACGGAAGTCTGAACCCTATGTTGCGGGTTGAGTGGGGTGCCGGGCTGGTGAGCAGCATGATAGCCAACGTTAACAGAGACCCCAAACGCCCACCATTCAACCCGACCGATTTCACACTGCACTTTACCAAAGTCAAAGCTGCTGATGGACCAATCTCGTTAGAGGAAGCCAGAGCCAGCTGGACATAATGCCGCCACCGGAGAGTTTATGGCTTCCAAATCACTTGGTACGCTGACAATCGACCTGATTGCAAAAACGGGCGGTTTTGTCTCCGGCCTTAATCAGGCAGAACGCGCCTCTGCAAAGTGGAGCAAACAGGTACAGGATGATGCAGCATCCGCCAGCGCTGCACTGGCGGGTATTGGTGCGGCAGCCGTAACTGCTAGTCTGGGTGTTGGAGCGGCTGGTTTTCAGTTACTGAAAAGCACTTCCAAGCAGATTACCGAAACAGACCGCTGGGCAAAGTCGCTAAGGATATCAACTCAGGAGCTTTTAGCATGGCAGTTTGCTGCTGAAAAGGCAGGGGTGTCCGGCGATCAGATGGCTGATATTTTTAAGGATATCGGCGATAAGATAGGTGACGCTGTCCTGAACAAGTCGGGTGAAGCAGTTGATGCCCTTAATTCCCTGGGTTTGTCCGCTGAGAAATTATCCAAAGTAAGTCCTGAAAAACAGCTCCTGGCAATTGGTGAATCACTTGGCAAGATCGGCACGAATGCCGAAAAGACAACCATACTTGAAAGCCTGGGCAATGACCTTTCAAAACTTCTTCCGTTGTTCGATAACAATAATGAGAAACTGAAACGGTTTATTGATCTGGCTAAGGATTATGGGGTAGCGCCAGACCCATCTTCCATTGATGACCTGGTTAAAGTTAACCAGCTATTCGAAGACATGGAGGCTCAGGTTGCTGGCCTGAAGATGGAGATTGCCGCAGGTCTGGCAAAGGTTGACCTTGGACAACTGCAAAACTCTCTTGATGAACTTCACAATGTTTTAACTGATCCTGCTGTCCTGCAGGGTATCTCTGATCTGGTGTCTGAAGTTGCACAGCTTGCTGGATGGCTTGTAAAAGCCGCCGCCGGCGCTGGTCAACTCGCCGCAAGCACCGGCAACAGATTTGCCGCTCTGAGCGGTAAAATTGACCTCAAAAATATCGATCAGGTAAATGAGCGCATTGCTTATTTGCAAAAAAACCTTGAAGGAAGAAAGGGTTTTTATTCGCAGGACAAATCAATGTTCGCCTGGTTCACTGGTGGGAATGATAGTGTAAAAGCACTCAACGATGAACTGAACACCCTTATCGAAACCAGAAACAGGCTGTCAAAACCTGCTGTTGGCATTCTTCCGCTTGGTGCTGCTACTGTCGGAATTGGGAAACCATTCTCCCTTCCACCGGGCGAGACTAACGGCAAAGTTACGCCTGATGCAAGCGCAAGAAAACTGGAAAGCTCTTTCAAATCCATGGAGATGGGTTACCTGCGCCAGATTGCGCTCATCGATACCACCGGCAAAAAAACGGTGGAGGTGACCGAGCAACAGAAACTCCAGTTCGATTTGGCGGAGGGAAAGCTCACCGGAATTAACAACGCGCAAAAAATACGGCTTCAACAGTTGGCTCAGGAAGTGGATCGCCTGAACGCCGTCAAAAAAGCCAACGAAGAAAATGCCAGGGTGGCGGCGTTTGTGGCAAATCTGCAGGCACAAAACGAGAATGCACGTGCAAATTTGGGCGTGGATGTGCAGGGTGCCGGAATCGGCAATAAGCAGCGTGAGCGGCTCAGGGAACGCCTGAGTATTGAGCGCGACTTCCTCGACCAGCAGCGGGAGCTGCAAAAGCAGTATCAGTCCCGTGATATAAGCCAGACGGTTTATGACCGGGAAACTCAGGCCCTGAAGGATGCGCAGGCCGAAAGGATCGAAGTTCAGGAGGATTACTACAAGAAAGTTGATGCGCTACAGGCTGACTGGGTAACAGGCGCCCGTGACGGACTTGCCGACTGGGTGGATGATTCCACGAACTATGCAATGCAGGCTGCCGACGTCATGAAAACCGCACTTTCAGGGATCAGCAGCAACATTGTCGAGATGCTCAACGGCAATAAAGCGAGCTGGAAAGACTGGGGTATCAGCGTTCTGAAAATCATAGAACAGGTGATGGTAAATATGATGATCGCGAACGCCGCCAGCTCTATCGGTTCGCTGTTTAGCGGTGCCGCCTCATCCTCAGCCAGTAGCGGAACAGCAATCCAGAACTACGGTGCTAACCTGCAATTAAACGCCAAAGGCGGCGTTTACTCTTCAGCCGATCTCAGTCAGTACAGTAACTCTGTCGTCAGTTCACCGACGCTGTTTGCGTTTGCAAAAGGTGCCGGCCTGATGGGAGAGGCGGGTCCTGAAGCCATTATGCCTCTTACCCGCGCGTCTGATGGTTCACTGGCTGTCCGCGCCGTGGGAAATGGCGGCGTCACGCCAGGCAGTGGAGGGGCGCCACAGGTATATATCACTATTGACGGAAACGGCAATACATCTACTCAGGGCTCAGCTGGCTTCGAACAGTTTGGCGCTGAAGTCGGGCGGTTCGTGGATAAACGATATAAACAAAACATGATGCGCGATATTCGCCCTGGCGGTGATATCTGGAATCTTGCAAAAGGAGGCCGCTGATGGCTCTTGAAACATTCAGCTGGTGCCCACGCATCAACGCGGAGCAGGAGGTAACGTTCCGCCGGCGCTCCGCAAAATTTGGTGACGGATATGAACAGGTGGCCGGTGACGGATTAAATCCGCGTTCACAAAAGTGGAATTTACAGTTTACCGGTACCGAAGCGTATATCGGGGCCATTAAAAACTTTCTCGATCGCCATCAGGGAACAAAGTCTTTTCAGTGGCACCCACCGCTTGAACCACTGGGGTTGTATCGCTGTGATACTTACACTCCTTCGCCGCTTGGCGCTGGGCTCTTCAACCTTTCAGCAACTTTTGAGCAGACCTATAAACCATGAGTCTTAACGCAGATTATCAGAAGCTTGAACCCGGCGATGAGGTCAGGCTGTTTGAAGTGGATGGCACTGCATTTGGTACAGGTGAGGTGTTACGGTTTCACAGCTACAGCCTCGCACATACTGAAGCAGAAATAACGGCGGCCGGCGGTGACGAAAACAAGCTTCCGGCCAAATCAATCTGGTGGCAGGGCGAAGAATATAAAGCGTGGCCATGCCAGATTGAGGGGATCGAGGCTTCTACTTCGGGAAGTAGTGCGCAACCAAAACTTTCGGTTGCTAACCTCGACAGCTCGATCACCGCCCTTTGCCTGGCTTACGACGATATGCTGCAGGCGAAGGTGACGATACACGACACCCTGGGTAAATATCTCGATGCGAAAAACTTCACCGGGGGTAACCCGACAGCCGATCCGACCCAGGAAAAGCTGAAGGTTTTCTACATCGATTCAAAGAGTAGCGAAACAAACGAGGTAGTCGAATTCACCCTCTCCAGCCCAATGGATCTGCAGGGGCTGATGATACCTACGCGCCAGCTCCATTCGTTGTGCACCTGGTGCATCCGTAACAAGTACCGTACCGGTGATGGTTGCGACTATGCCGGAACCCGCTATTTCGACAAAAACAATAACCCGGTGAGCGATCCCTCGCTGGATGAATGCAACGGAACGCTGAAAGCATGTGAGCTACGTTTTGGCAAAGGTAATGAGCTTTCGCATGGTGGTTTCGTCGGTACATCTTTGATCAGGAGCTGATATGCGCCAGAAAACCATTGATGCCATCATGGCGCATGCTGCTGCTGAATATCCTCGTGAGTGCTGTGGTGTGGTGGCGCAAAAAAGCCGTGTTGAACGTTATTTCCCGTGCCGGAATCTTGCCGCGGCGCCGGAGGAAAATTTTGTCCTCTGCCCTGAAGATTACGCAGCTGCTGAGGACTGGGGTACGGTGATCGCCATCGCTCACAGCCACCCTGACGCCACTACGCAGCCGAGCGAACTGGATAAAGCGCAATGCGACGCAACGCTTTTACCCTGGCATATCGTGAGCTGGCCCGAGGGGGATTTACGCACCATTCAGCCGCGCGGAGAGTTACCACTGCTGGAGCGTCCGTTTGTGCTCGGGCACTTTGACTGCTGGGGGCTGGTAATGAGCTATTTCCGGCAAACGCATGGTATCGAACTCCACGATTACCGGGTTGATTATCCCTGGTGGGAAAACGAATATCCGGGCAACTTCTATCAGGATTGCTGGTACGAGTGCGGATTCCGTGAATTCGACGGGCCGCCTAAACCTGGCGATATGGTGATCATGCAGGTGCAGGCTGATAAGTGGAACCACGCGGGTATACTGCTGGAGGGCAATATGCTGCTGCACCACCTGTACGGTCACTTGAGTCAGCGAGTACCATATGGCGGTTACTGGCAGGAACGAACGATGAAGATTCTACGTTACAAATCTCTGTGCTAACCTTTTGTAAAACCAAAGGGGATAGGGATATGAAAAAAGCATTTTTGGCACTTTCTTTGTTAGTCATGGCTGGATGTTCGAGCATGCAGGATCTTCGGAATGAGCCAGCGTCAAATACTTTTCAAACAAGGAAAAAAATTGATGCGGTATCTGAATGTATACTTGTTGGCTGGCAAGAAGAAAGCCAAAAATACGGAAGCGTTTTTATTCAGCCTTATGACGGTGGCAAAACTGTTTTTACACAATCTCAACTTGAGATGGTTGATTTAATATCTGAAGGTGGAATTACCAAGATAGAATTTCGACATCAAGGTGGCCTTTTTGCTTATCGAATCAACAGCCGGATAAAAGTAATAGAACACTGTATCTAACCAATACTTAACCCGCTTCGGCGGGTTTTTTTATGGTGAGAATATGAAAGAAGTAATGACAACAATTCAGCTCGGCGGAGTATTAGGAAAGACCTTCGGTAAAACACATAAGCGACTTATATCCCGTACTGGTGAAGCAGCTATTGCTTTAAGTAAAACATTACCCGGTTTCGAAAGCTTCATGATCAGCAGTAAGCGTCGTGGATTAACTTTCGCAGTATTTAAAGGAAAAAGGAATATTGCCGCCGATGAGATGGGTTTTCCGTGTGAAGGCGACGTAGTAAGGATCATGCCAGTTGTTATCGGTAGTAAGCGAGCTGGTCTTTTTCAGACCATATTAGGAGCAGTTTTAATAGCCGCGGCTGTCTTTGTTTCTGGTGGTGTTGGCGCTGCTTTCGCTGCTGGTGGCTTGACGGGGTTTGCTGCTGCCACTGGTGCCTCGTTGGTCCTCGGTGGGGTTATTCAGCTGCTTTCACCGCAGCCATCAGGCATAGCCAGTAAACAAAGCGCAGATAACCGTGCATCGTATGCGTTTGGCGGGGTGACAAATACCGCCGCACAGGGTTACCCGGTTCCGCTCCTTTACGGCCGCCGGCGAATCGGCGGGGCGATTATTTCCGCCGGGATTTATGTCGAAGATCAGCAGTAGATAACAAACCTTTTTACAAGCCACCTTCGGGTGGTTTTTTTATGGGCGCGATATGGCTAAAACAATTACCGGACGAAAAGGGGGGAGCTCCAGCTCCCGAACTCCTACCGAACAGCCTGATGATCTGCAATCTGTAGCGAAGGCAAAGATCCTCGTTGCGCTTGGTGAAGGGGAGTTTGCTGGACAGCTCACCGGGAAGGATATCTACCTGGACGGAACGGCGCTGGAGAACGCCGACGGCTCCCAAAACTTCAGTGGCGTTACGTGGGAATTTCGCTCGGGTACTCAGGCCCAGAAGTACATTCAGGGTATACCCGGCACCGAAAACGAAATTAGGGTGGGTACTGAAGTAACGAGCGCTACAGCATGGACACGAACCTTTACAAATACCCAGCTTTCGGCGGTACGTTTGCGTCTGCAATGGCCCTCCCTTTTCAAACAGGAGGACGATGGCGATCTGGTCGGATACTCGGTTAATTACGCGATTGACTTGCAGACTGACGGCGGGACATGGCAGACAGTCCTCAATACCAGCGTGACCGGGAAAACGACCTCAGGTTATGAGCGTAGCCACCGTATTGATTTACCTCAGGCTGGCAGTACCTGGACAATCAGACTGCGCAAAATTACCGCTGACGCTAACAGCGCGAAAATCGGCGACACGATGACGCTACAGAGCTTCACTGAGGTGATTGATGCGAAATTGCGATATCCGAATACCGCGCTGCTGTACATTGAATTCGACTCCAGCCAGTTTAATGGTTCTATACCTCAGATCTCCTGTGAGCCTCGTGGCCGCGTTATTCGGGTTCCTGATACTTACGACCCGGAAACCCGCTCTTACAGCGGGACATGGACCGGGGCGTTTAAGTGGGCATGGACGGATAACCCTGCGTGGATATTTTACGATCTGGTTGTTTCTGACCGGTTCGGCCTCGGTCACCGTTTGACTGCTGCTAACATCGATAAATGGACGCTTTATCAGGTCGCCCAGTATTGCGATCAGATGGTGCCGGACGGTAAGGGTGGCGATGGAACAGAACCACGCTATACCTGCAACGTGTACATCCAGGACCGAAACGACGCTTATACAGTCCTGCGTGATTTTGCGGCCATATTCCGTGGCATGACGTACTGGGGTGGCGATCAGATCGTTGCTCTGGCCGATATGCCCCGTGATGTGGATTACAGCTATACGCGCGCTAACGTTGTTGGCGGTCGCTTCACCTATTCAAGCAGCACCACGAAAACCCGCTACACTACAGCGCTAGTTTCATGGTCCGATCCCGGTAACGCCTACGCTGACGCGATGGAACCCGTATTCGAGCAGGCGCTGGTGGCGCGGTACGGCTTCAATCAGCTGGAAATGACAGCCATCGGCTGTACCAGACAGTCAGAAGCGAACCGAAAGGGGCGCTGGGGTATTCTCACCAACAACAAAGATCGCGTTGTTTCGTTCGATGTCGGGCTGGACGGAAACATACCGCAGCCTGGCTATATCATCGCTGTGGCAGACGAGCTGCTTTCCGGAAAGGTTATGGGCGGCCGCATCAGCGCCGTTAATGGTCGCGTTATCAAACTTGACCGTGTAGCTGATGCGGCAGCAGGTGATCGCCTTATCCTCAACCTTCCCTCCGGAGCGTCACAGAGCAGGACCATTCAGGCGGTTAACGGGGAATCGGTCACAGTCACCACCGCGTACAGTGAGACGCCTCAGGCCGAAGCTGTCTGGGTGGTTGAGTCAAACGAACTCTATGCGCAGCAGTATCGTGTTGTGAGTGTCGCTGATAACGATGATGGCACTTTCACCATTACCGGTGCATGGCACGATCCGGATAAATATGCCCGAATCGATACCGGAGCCATCATTGACCAGCGGCCGGTGAGCGTGATCCCGCCGGGTAATCAGTCACCGCCAGAAAACATCGTAATCAGTTCGTTTTCGGTGGTGCAGCAGAATATCAGCGTCGAAACCATGCGCGTGAGTTGGGACCAGGCGCAGAACGCTATCGCCTATGAAGCGCAATGGCGCCGCAACGAAGGGAACTGGGTTAACGTGCCGCGCAGCTCCACCACGTCATTCGACGTTCCTGGGATTTATGCCGGGCGTTATCTGGTACGGGTGCGCGCCATCAATGCCGCAGAAATTTCATCCGGGTGGGGCTATTCAGAAGAGAAAACGCTGACCGGTAAAGTGGGCAATCCCCCGAAACCGGTCGGCTTCATCGCTTCTGATAATGTGGTTTTCGGTATCGAGCTGAGCTGGGGATTCCCGGCGAACACCGACGACACGCTGAAGACGGAAATTCAGTACAGCCTGACAGGGACTGAAGACGATGCGATGCTGCTGGCAGACGTACCCTATCCGCAGCGCAAGTATCAGCAGATGGGCCTTAAGGCAGGGCAAATTTTCTGGTACCGCGCGCAGCTGGTGGACCGCAGCGGAAACGAGTCAGGGTATACAGACTTTGTGCGCGGGCAGGCCAGCATCGATGTATCCGATATCACCGATGCGATCCTGGAGGAGATTAAAGATTCCGAGGT
It encodes:
- a CDS encoding phage tail protein, which produces MALETFSWCPRINAEQEVTFRRRSAKFGDGYEQVAGDGLNPRSQKWNLQFTGTEAYIGAIKNFLDRHQGTKSFQWHPPLEPLGLYRCDTYTPSPLGAGLFNLSATFEQTYKP
- a CDS encoding phage tail tape measure protein, which translates into the protein MASKSLGTLTIDLIAKTGGFVSGLNQAERASAKWSKQVQDDAASASAALAGIGAAAVTASLGVGAAGFQLLKSTSKQITETDRWAKSLRISTQELLAWQFAAEKAGVSGDQMADIFKDIGDKIGDAVLNKSGEAVDALNSLGLSAEKLSKVSPEKQLLAIGESLGKIGTNAEKTTILESLGNDLSKLLPLFDNNNEKLKRFIDLAKDYGVAPDPSSIDDLVKVNQLFEDMEAQVAGLKMEIAAGLAKVDLGQLQNSLDELHNVLTDPAVLQGISDLVSEVAQLAGWLVKAAAGAGQLAASTGNRFAALSGKIDLKNIDQVNERIAYLQKNLEGRKGFYSQDKSMFAWFTGGNDSVKALNDELNTLIETRNRLSKPAVGILPLGAATVGIGKPFSLPPGETNGKVTPDASARKLESSFKSMEMGYLRQIALIDTTGKKTVEVTEQQKLQFDLAEGKLTGINNAQKIRLQQLAQEVDRLNAVKKANEENARVAAFVANLQAQNENARANLGVDVQGAGIGNKQRERLRERLSIERDFLDQQRELQKQYQSRDISQTVYDRETQALKDAQAERIEVQEDYYKKVDALQADWVTGARDGLADWVDDSTNYAMQAADVMKTALSGISSNIVEMLNGNKASWKDWGISVLKIIEQVMVNMMIANAASSIGSLFSGAASSSASSGTAIQNYGANLQLNAKGGVYSSADLSQYSNSVVSSPTLFAFAKGAGLMGEAGPEAIMPLTRASDGSLAVRAVGNGGVTPGSGGAPQVYITIDGNGNTSTQGSAGFEQFGAEVGRFVDKRYKQNMMRDIRPGGDIWNLAKGGR
- a CDS encoding phage minor tail protein L is translated as MSLNADYQKLEPGDEVRLFEVDGTAFGTGEVLRFHSYSLAHTEAEITAAGGDENKLPAKSIWWQGEEYKAWPCQIEGIEASTSGSSAQPKLSVANLDSSITALCLAYDDMLQAKVTIHDTLGKYLDAKNFTGGNPTADPTQEKLKVFYIDSKSSETNEVVEFTLSSPMDLQGLMIPTRQLHSLCTWCIRNKYRTGDGCDYAGTRYFDKNNNPVSDPSLDECNGTLKACELRFGKGNELSHGGFVGTSLIRS
- a CDS encoding phage tail protein — protein: MAKTITGRKGGSSSSRTPTEQPDDLQSVAKAKILVALGEGEFAGQLTGKDIYLDGTALENADGSQNFSGVTWEFRSGTQAQKYIQGIPGTENEIRVGTEVTSATAWTRTFTNTQLSAVRLRLQWPSLFKQEDDGDLVGYSVNYAIDLQTDGGTWQTVLNTSVTGKTTSGYERSHRIDLPQAGSTWTIRLRKITADANSAKIGDTMTLQSFTEVIDAKLRYPNTALLYIEFDSSQFNGSIPQISCEPRGRVIRVPDTYDPETRSYSGTWTGAFKWAWTDNPAWIFYDLVVSDRFGLGHRLTAANIDKWTLYQVAQYCDQMVPDGKGGDGTEPRYTCNVYIQDRNDAYTVLRDFAAIFRGMTYWGGDQIVALADMPRDVDYSYTRANVVGGRFTYSSSTTKTRYTTALVSWSDPGNAYADAMEPVFEQALVARYGFNQLEMTAIGCTRQSEANRKGRWGILTNNKDRVVSFDVGLDGNIPQPGYIIAVADELLSGKVMGGRISAVNGRVIKLDRVADAAAGDRLILNLPSGASQSRTIQAVNGESVTVTTAYSETPQAEAVWVVESNELYAQQYRVVSVADNDDGTFTITGAWHDPDKYARIDTGAIIDQRPVSVIPPGNQSPPENIVISSFSVVQQNISVETMRVSWDQAQNAIAYEAQWRRNEGNWVNVPRSSTTSFDVPGIYAGRYLVRVRAINAAEISSGWGYSEEKTLTGKVGNPPKPVGFIASDNVVFGIELSWGFPANTDDTLKTEIQYSLTGTEDDAMLLADVPYPQRKYQQMGLKAGQIFWYRAQLVDRSGNESGYTDFVRGQASIDVSDITDAILEEIKDSEVFKDLIESAVDSSEKLAELSDAIKENADGLAAAVGSNKQTAEAIIGNALAIADVIVRQTAQQGANSATFEQLREVIATETEARVTDVTRLEAKNAQNEAGVTEVRQALSDEAQARATAVDQLTASTQVISDKADSASSKADAASGKADAAEQASSQNTADITTLRQVVTDTTSSMASRLEELGARTDTASGGIQSNSIALITSTLAQVDQQVRLSAQYGDSKASIDRIDNVMASDREATARSLLSLQTDVNGNKAAINSLDQTFSNYQQATATQINGITATINGHTSAITTNAQAIANVNGDLKAMYSIKVGLSSNGQYYAAGMGIGVENTPSGMQSQVIFLADRFAVTHQAGATVTLPFVIQNGQVFIRDALIGDGTINNNKIGNYIQSNNYVAGSVGWRLDKGGTFENYGSTAGEGAMKQTNQTISVKDANNVLRVQIGRITGTW
- a CDS encoding C40 family peptidase gives rise to the protein MRQKTIDAIMAHAAAEYPRECCGVVAQKSRVERYFPCRNLAAAPEENFVLCPEDYAAAEDWGTVIAIAHSHPDATTQPSELDKAQCDATLLPWHIVSWPEGDLRTIQPRGELPLLERPFVLGHFDCWGLVMSYFRQTHGIELHDYRVDYPWWENEYPGNFYQDCWYECGFREFDGPPKPGDMVIMQVQADKWNHAGILLEGNMLLHHLYGHLSQRVPYGGYWQERTMKILRYKSLC
- a CDS encoding tail assembly protein, giving the protein MKEVMTTIQLGGVLGKTFGKTHKRLISRTGEAAIALSKTLPGFESFMISSKRRGLTFAVFKGKRNIAADEMGFPCEGDVVRIMPVVIGSKRAGLFQTILGAVLIAAAVFVSGGVGAAFAAGGLTGFAAATGASLVLGGVIQLLSPQPSGIASKQSADNRASYAFGGVTNTAAQGYPVPLLYGRRRIGGAIISAGIYVEDQQ
- a CDS encoding phage tail assembly chaperone family protein, TAC, encoding MKLTLDALKESGAFTGRPVEKEITWTQGDKKITATVYVRPMGYHTATSDVLAFGGKVDGVAGRIAASICDEQGKPIFTPADITGEADPERGALDSGLTVALLLAIQEVNDLGKTSSSAPKTNSGASSSSTESEAEQSPKRGNRSPSKSRSSGQSTGNDTEV